The following proteins come from a genomic window of Ornithinimicrobium cryptoxanthini:
- the nrdR gene encoding transcriptional regulator NrdR: protein MHCPFCRHTDSRVVDSRVQEDGTVIRRRRQCPECGRRFGTVESATLAVTKRSGATEPFSREKVLTGVRKACQGRPVSEDELQILGQQVEETIRAQGQAEIDAHEVGLAILAPLRCLDEVAYLRFASVYQAFDSLEDFEGAITLLRAEREATGSEPDTAASMP, encoded by the coding sequence ATGCACTGTCCGTTCTGTCGTCATACTGACTCTCGCGTGGTGGACAGCCGCGTCCAGGAGGACGGGACCGTCATCCGGCGCCGTCGCCAGTGCCCGGAGTGCGGGCGTCGGTTCGGCACGGTCGAGTCGGCCACGCTCGCCGTCACCAAGCGCTCTGGCGCGACCGAGCCCTTCAGCCGGGAGAAGGTGCTGACGGGTGTGCGCAAGGCCTGTCAGGGCCGGCCGGTCAGCGAGGACGAGCTGCAGATCCTGGGCCAGCAGGTCGAGGAGACGATCCGGGCACAGGGGCAGGCCGAGATCGACGCCCACGAGGTGGGTCTGGCGATCCTGGCGCCGCTGCGGTGCCTGGACGAGGTGGCCTACCTGCGGTTCGCGAGCGTCTATCAGGCGTTCGACTCGTTGGAGGATTTTGAGGGGGCGATCACCCTGCTGCGCGCCGAGCGCGAGGCGACGGGGAGCGAGCCCGACACGGCAGCGAGTATGCCGTAG
- the dcm gene encoding DNA (cytosine-5-)-methyltransferase — MHSAIDSLHTYSTNSPLVVERIRHLPVGGRMKDIPRHLWHDSYIRIGEKKTGGPNLRLLRLDPALPSNTITAYIFNKFAHPSEDRYITPREAARLQQFPDSHSFAGTITNVQLQIGNAVPVGLARAVAALVQQRLRRHAPRRELNAVSLFSGAGGMDLGFKDYFTIVSANEYVPTFAETLRNNFPTTDVINASITDISGRDLARRGHIDVLFGGPPCQPFSAAGKQRGVDDPRGMLVREYLRIAAELRPKYFVLENVPGLVSNAKGGALKFIKQEAASIGYATEHHVLHATDYGVPQLRRRLFVIGRQYPDEPPLGRPFPSHGTPGSQDGFLLRPCATVGSAFAGLSAAQPRIGSRGAGVA; from the coding sequence ATGCATTCGGCAATTGACAGCCTCCACACATACAGCACTAACTCACCGCTAGTCGTGGAGCGAATCCGCCATCTTCCGGTCGGCGGGCGCATGAAAGATATACCGAGACACCTCTGGCATGATTCGTACATTAGGATCGGCGAAAAGAAGACTGGTGGCCCCAATCTCCGTCTCCTCAGACTCGATCCTGCACTGCCGTCTAACACCATTACTGCCTATATCTTCAACAAGTTTGCACACCCCAGCGAGGATCGGTACATTACCCCGCGGGAGGCAGCACGTCTTCAACAGTTCCCCGACAGTCACTCATTTGCCGGCACCATCACAAACGTCCAACTTCAGATTGGTAACGCGGTTCCTGTTGGTCTCGCCAGGGCTGTGGCAGCATTGGTGCAACAACGGCTCCGGCGACACGCGCCCCGTAGGGAGCTCAATGCAGTGAGCCTTTTCTCTGGAGCTGGCGGAATGGACTTGGGCTTCAAAGACTACTTCACGATCGTGAGCGCAAACGAGTATGTTCCAACATTCGCTGAAACTCTGCGCAACAACTTCCCTACAACCGACGTGATTAATGCGAGCATCACCGATATCAGTGGGCGCGACCTAGCTCGTCGTGGACATATCGATGTGCTATTTGGCGGACCTCCATGCCAACCCTTCAGCGCAGCAGGAAAGCAGCGGGGGGTCGACGACCCGCGCGGAATGTTAGTGCGAGAGTATTTGCGAATAGCAGCTGAACTCCGGCCCAAGTATTTCGTGCTGGAGAATGTTCCAGGACTGGTTTCGAACGCTAAAGGTGGGGCTCTCAAGTTCATCAAACAGGAGGCTGCCTCCATTGGCTACGCAACTGAACACCATGTCCTGCATGCAACCGACTACGGCGTTCCCCAGTTGCGCAGACGCTTGTTTGTAATCGGTCGGCAGTATCCTGATGAACCACCGTTGGGCCGCCCATTCCCGTCCCACGGGACACCGGGGAGCCAGGATGGCTTCCTACTGCGCCCCTGTGCGACCGTCGGCAGCGCGTTTGCAGGTCTCTCAGCAGCCCAGCCTAGGATCGGTAGCCGCGGTGCAGGAGTTGCCTGA
- a CDS encoding vitamin B12-dependent ribonucleotide reductase, which produces MTETSAARSRSRRAGKGLKIERIYTTPGVHPYDEVTWEKRDVVQQNWKTGATIFDQRGVEFPDFWSANASTIVTTKYFRGALGTEARETGLKQLVDRVVLTYVKAGKEHGYFATDEDAEIFEHELTYALIHQIFSFNSPVWFNVGTASPQQVSACFILSVDDSMDSILNWYKEEGFIFKGGSGAGLNLSRIRSSKELLSSGGTASGPVSFMRGADASAGTIKSGGATRRAAKMVVLDVDHPDIEEFIETKAQEENKIRALRDAGFDMDLGGKDIVSVQYQNANNSVRVSDEFMRAVEEGDEFGLRSRMDGSVIETVDARGLFDKMAKAAWECADPGIQYDDTINDWHTNPETGRITASNPCSEYMSLDNSSCNLASLNLLKFLRDDNTFDVPKYQAVAELVITAMDISICFADFPTDPIGETTRNYRQLGIGYANLGALLMATGRGYDSEGGRALAASLTSLLTGAAYKRSAELAGVVGPYNGYAQNADAHKRVMRKHQAANDEIRTVHVMDSDIHKAATKAWDAVVKVGDKQGYRNAQASVLAPTGTIGFMMDCDTTGIEPDFSLVKFKKLVGGGSMQIVNQTIPRALKMLGYAEETIEAIVEHIADKGHVIDAPGLKTEHYEIFDTAMGERSIKPMGHVRMMAAVQPFLSGAISKTVNLPEEATVEEIADVYLQGWKLGLKALAVYRDNCKVGQPLSDGGSTAKDKAAGAAEAKVEKVVEYRPVRKRLPKRRTSQTTSFSVGGAEGYLTAGTYDDETLGEIFLKFGKQGSTLAGVMDAFSIAVSIGLQYGVPLETFVEKFTNLRFEPAGLTDDPDVRMAQSIMDYVFRRLALDYLDFEARDYMGIHSAEERTRELETGSYQTGSDSGDSDDEALEDELESYSQSVATSTKKAEKPETEDKAAAAIRPVEAQIHSSADLMDKFQGKSADAPMCMTCGTKMQRAGSCYVCEGCGSTSGCS; this is translated from the coding sequence ATGACGGAGACGAGCGCCGCACGCTCCCGCTCACGACGGGCCGGCAAGGGTCTGAAGATCGAGCGCATCTACACCACGCCGGGGGTGCACCCCTATGACGAGGTGACCTGGGAGAAGCGTGATGTCGTCCAGCAGAACTGGAAGACGGGCGCGACGATCTTTGACCAGCGCGGCGTGGAGTTCCCGGACTTCTGGTCGGCCAACGCCTCCACCATCGTGACGACGAAATACTTCCGCGGCGCCCTCGGCACCGAGGCCCGCGAGACCGGCCTCAAGCAGCTCGTCGACCGGGTTGTGCTGACCTATGTCAAGGCGGGCAAGGAGCACGGCTACTTCGCGACCGATGAGGACGCGGAGATCTTTGAGCACGAGCTGACCTATGCGCTCATCCACCAGATCTTCAGCTTCAACTCCCCGGTGTGGTTCAACGTCGGCACCGCCAGCCCCCAGCAGGTCTCGGCGTGCTTCATCCTCTCCGTGGACGACTCGATGGACTCGATCCTCAACTGGTACAAGGAGGAGGGCTTCATCTTCAAGGGCGGCTCCGGTGCCGGCCTGAACCTCTCGCGCATCCGCTCCTCCAAGGAGCTGCTCTCCTCCGGTGGCACCGCCTCCGGCCCGGTCTCCTTCATGCGTGGGGCCGACGCCTCCGCCGGCACCATCAAGTCCGGTGGCGCGACCCGCCGTGCGGCCAAGATGGTCGTCCTCGACGTGGACCACCCGGACATCGAGGAGTTCATCGAGACCAAGGCCCAGGAGGAGAACAAGATCCGCGCCCTGCGCGACGCGGGCTTCGACATGGACCTCGGCGGCAAGGACATCGTGTCCGTGCAATACCAGAACGCCAACAACTCGGTCCGTGTCTCCGACGAGTTCATGCGCGCGGTCGAGGAGGGCGATGAGTTCGGCCTGCGCTCGCGCATGGACGGCTCGGTCATCGAGACCGTCGACGCCCGCGGCCTGTTCGACAAGATGGCCAAGGCCGCATGGGAGTGCGCCGACCCGGGCATCCAATATGACGACACGATCAACGACTGGCACACCAACCCCGAGACCGGCCGGATCACCGCCTCCAACCCGTGCTCCGAATACATGTCGCTGGACAACTCGTCCTGCAACCTGGCCTCGCTCAACCTGCTGAAGTTCCTGCGCGACGACAACACCTTCGACGTGCCGAAATACCAGGCCGTCGCCGAGCTGGTCATCACCGCGATGGACATCTCGATCTGCTTCGCCGACTTCCCGACCGACCCGATCGGGGAGACGACCCGCAACTATCGCCAGCTGGGCATCGGCTATGCCAACCTCGGCGCGCTGCTGATGGCCACCGGCCGCGGCTATGACTCCGAGGGTGGCCGCGCGCTGGCCGCCTCGCTGACCTCGCTGCTGACCGGTGCGGCCTACAAGCGCTCGGCCGAGCTGGCCGGCGTGGTCGGCCCCTACAACGGCTATGCCCAGAACGCCGACGCGCACAAGCGCGTCATGCGCAAGCACCAGGCTGCCAACGACGAGATCCGCACCGTGCACGTGATGGACTCCGACATCCACAAGGCCGCCACCAAGGCCTGGGACGCGGTCGTGAAGGTGGGGGACAAGCAGGGCTATCGCAACGCCCAGGCCTCCGTCCTGGCGCCGACCGGCACCATCGGCTTCATGATGGACTGCGACACCACCGGCATCGAGCCGGACTTCTCACTGGTCAAGTTCAAGAAGCTGGTCGGCGGCGGCTCGATGCAGATCGTCAACCAGACCATCCCGCGTGCGCTGAAGATGCTGGGCTATGCCGAGGAGACCATCGAGGCCATCGTCGAGCACATCGCCGACAAGGGTCACGTCATCGACGCCCCGGGCCTGAAGACCGAGCACTACGAGATCTTCGACACCGCGATGGGTGAGCGCTCCATCAAGCCGATGGGCCACGTGCGGATGATGGCTGCGGTGCAGCCGTTCCTGTCCGGCGCCATCTCCAAGACGGTCAACCTTCCGGAGGAGGCCACGGTCGAGGAGATCGCCGACGTCTACCTGCAGGGCTGGAAGCTCGGTCTGAAGGCTTTGGCCGTTTATAGAGACAACTGCAAGGTCGGCCAGCCGCTGTCCGACGGAGGCTCCACCGCCAAGGACAAGGCTGCCGGCGCGGCCGAGGCCAAGGTCGAGAAGGTCGTGGAGTACCGCCCGGTCCGCAAGCGCCTGCCCAAGCGCCGCACCAGCCAGACCACGTCGTTCTCCGTCGGCGGCGCCGAGGGTTATCTGACCGCAGGCACCTATGACGACGAGACCCTCGGCGAGATCTTCCTGAAGTTTGGCAAGCAGGGCTCGACCCTGGCCGGCGTGATGGACGCCTTCTCGATCGCGGTCTCGATCGGCCTGCAGTATGGCGTGCCGCTGGAGACCTTCGTCGAGAAGTTCACCAACCTGCGCTTCGAGCCGGCCGGTCTGACCGACGACCCGGACGTGCGCATGGCGCAGTCGATCATGGACTATGTCTTCCGCCGCCTGGCGCTGGACTACCTGGACTTCGAGGCTCGCGACTACATGGGCATCCACTCCGCGGAGGAGCGCACCCGTGAGCTAGAGACCGGCTCCTACCAGACGGGTTCGGACTCGGGTGACTCGGACGACGAGGCCCTAGAGGACGAGCTGGAGTCCTACAGCCAGTCCGTGGCCACCTCCACCAAGAAGGCGGAGAAGCCTGAGACCGAGGACAAGGCTGCTGCCGCCATCCGCCCGGTCGAAGCGCAGATCCACTCCTCGGCCGACCTGATGGACAAGTTCCAGGGCAAGTCGGCCGATGCGCCGATGTGCATGACCTGCGGCACGAAGATGCAGCGTGCCGGCTCCTGCTATGTCTGCGAGGGCTGCGGCTCCACCAGCGGTTGCAGCTGA
- a CDS encoding type II toxin-antitoxin system VapC family toxin yields MVDAGPLYAYVDADDAHHAASLELLETHPGQLVVPSLVITEVAYLLSTRLGVEPEVRFLGDLAGGAFTVAPVAAADWLRIAELVSRYRDLPLGTVDASVVATAERLGVTEIATVDRRHFTVVRPRHAHSFTLLP; encoded by the coding sequence GTGGTCGACGCAGGGCCGCTCTATGCCTACGTCGACGCCGACGACGCACACCACGCTGCGTCGCTGGAGCTGCTTGAGACCCACCCGGGCCAGTTGGTGGTGCCGAGCCTGGTCATCACTGAGGTGGCCTACCTGCTCTCGACCCGGCTGGGTGTCGAGCCGGAGGTCCGCTTCCTGGGCGACCTCGCCGGCGGGGCCTTCACCGTTGCGCCTGTGGCCGCTGCAGATTGGCTCCGCATCGCTGAGCTCGTCTCCCGCTACCGCGACCTCCCGCTCGGCACAGTTGATGCGTCGGTAGTCGCCACCGCGGAACGTCTGGGCGTCACCGAGATCGCGACGGTTGACCGCCGCCATTTCACCGTGGTGCGCCCCCGTCATGCGCACTCCTTCACGCTGCTCCCCTGA
- a CDS encoding CopG family transcriptional regulator, giving the protein MKRTTVKIPDALDARLRHEAERRGVTISELTREALETFLGTSGPRRELGAAAAGRSGRSDVSERIEQILAAEVPR; this is encoded by the coding sequence ATGAAGCGAACGACCGTGAAGATCCCTGACGCCTTGGACGCCCGGCTGCGTCACGAGGCTGAGCGTCGGGGTGTGACCATCTCGGAGCTCACCCGCGAGGCCTTGGAGACGTTCCTGGGGACCTCAGGGCCGCGCCGTGAGCTCGGGGCCGCCGCCGCGGGGCGCAGCGGGCGCAGCGACGTCTCCGAACGCATCGAGCAGATCCTCGCTGCTGAGGTGCCGCGATAG
- a CDS encoding transcriptional regulator — protein MSDAPRFDEVIHARNRLHICALLAEVDSVDFATVQETLGVSDYVVSKHLKVLVDAAYVRTHKEKEHGRARTWLSLTDTGRAALHSHLAELRRITGVGD, from the coding sequence GTGAGCGACGCTCCCAGGTTCGATGAGGTCATCCATGCCCGCAACAGGCTGCACATCTGTGCGCTGCTGGCAGAGGTGGACTCCGTCGACTTCGCCACCGTGCAAGAGACCCTCGGTGTCAGCGACTACGTCGTCAGCAAGCACCTCAAGGTCCTGGTGGACGCCGCCTACGTTCGTACCCACAAGGAGAAGGAGCATGGACGGGCGCGGACGTGGCTGAGCCTGACCGACACCGGGCGGGCTGCACTGCACTCACACCTCGCCGAGTTGCGCCGCATCACTGGAGTCGGAGACTGA